From Candidatus Poribacteria bacterium, the proteins below share one genomic window:
- a CDS encoding TlpA family protein disulfide reductase has protein sequence MHRSCHLLTLIAVAVCLALVAGCRKPDPEKTAPSHSEAEEDASLLRGTDVSTATAGSGAAPAFTLTNLAGESVSLKSFAGKGVILDFWATWCAPCVQEIPHFADIYEANKEKGIVVVGISLDDQRDQVVQFVQQTKVPYPILHGSADELAKVAADYGGIQYIPTTFFIDPNGRIVQRLEGYHDKADIESHLPAITPTR, from the coding sequence ATGCATCGTTCATGCCACCTGCTGACGCTGATCGCTGTTGCCGTTTGCCTTGCGCTCGTCGCGGGCTGCCGGAAGCCAGACCCCGAGAAGACGGCTCCTAGCCACTCTGAGGCGGAGGAGGACGCATCGCTCCTCCGGGGAACCGATGTCTCCACCGCCACGGCTGGTAGCGGGGCAGCGCCTGCCTTCACGCTGACCAACCTGGCTGGCGAGTCGGTGTCTTTGAAGTCGTTCGCCGGCAAGGGCGTGATCCTCGACTTTTGGGCGACGTGGTGCGCGCCGTGCGTGCAGGAGATACCCCACTTCGCCGACATCTACGAGGCGAACAAGGAGAAGGGCATCGTCGTCGTCGGCATTTCGCTGGACGATCAGCGCGACCAGGTGGTGCAGTTCGTCCAGCAGACGAAAGTCCCGTACCCGATACTGCACGGGAGCGCCGACGAGCTGGCGAAGGTAGCGGCTGACTACGGCGGAATCCAGTACATCCCAACGACGTTCTTCATCGATCCCAATGGTCGGATCGTGCAGAGACTGGAAGGCTACCACGACAAGGCAGACATCGAGTCGCATCTGCCGGCGATCACGCCGACTCGCTAG
- a CDS encoding TrpB-like pyridoxal phosphate-dependent enzyme has translation MQTKYVLSENDIPTHWYNIAADMPNATKPPLHPGTGEPIGPEMLAPLFPMELIKQEVSRERWIEIPEPVRDVYRLWRPSPLFRATRLEKELDTPARIFYKYEGVSPAGSHKPNTAVAQAYYNKQEGAKRIATETGAGQWGSALSLACNLFGLECQVYMVKVSYHQKPYRRSMMETWGARVIASPSNETNAGRSILEQDPESPGSLGIAISEAVEDAAGRDDTKYSLGSVLNHVLLHQSVIGLEAEKQLALADAEPDVVIGCFGGGSNFAGIAFPFVRHKIAGRKMRIIAVEPLACPTLTKGKFAYDFGDAIGMTPLMPMHTLGHTFVPARIHAGGLRYHGSAPQASQLLLDGLVEAQAFPQRDCFEAGVLFARCEGIIPAPETNHAVKAVIDEARKAKEEGKQKTILFNLSGHGHFDMSAYDAYFSRSLEDSTLSEGELRKSLESISAFPKAG, from the coding sequence ATGCAGACCAAGTACGTTCTGAGTGAGAACGATATCCCGACCCACTGGTACAACATCGCGGCGGACATGCCGAACGCGACCAAACCTCCGCTCCATCCGGGAACCGGAGAGCCCATCGGGCCCGAGATGCTGGCTCCGCTCTTCCCGATGGAGTTGATCAAACAAGAGGTGTCTCGCGAGCGGTGGATCGAGATTCCCGAGCCGGTGCGCGATGTCTATCGACTGTGGCGTCCGTCGCCGCTCTTCCGCGCGACGCGGCTCGAGAAGGAACTCGATACGCCGGCGCGCATCTTCTACAAGTACGAAGGCGTCAGCCCTGCCGGAAGCCACAAGCCCAACACCGCCGTCGCGCAGGCTTACTACAATAAGCAGGAAGGCGCGAAGCGCATCGCCACCGAGACCGGCGCAGGTCAGTGGGGAAGCGCCCTGAGTCTGGCATGCAACCTGTTCGGGCTCGAATGCCAGGTCTACATGGTGAAGGTGAGCTACCACCAGAAGCCCTATCGACGCTCGATGATGGAAACCTGGGGAGCCCGTGTCATCGCCAGCCCGTCGAACGAGACGAACGCCGGTCGGAGTATCCTCGAGCAGGACCCGGAATCGCCCGGAAGCCTCGGTATCGCGATCTCGGAGGCTGTCGAGGATGCCGCCGGTCGCGACGACACGAAATACTCGCTCGGAAGCGTGTTGAACCACGTCCTGCTGCATCAGTCCGTCATCGGGCTGGAGGCGGAGAAGCAGCTCGCCCTCGCCGATGCTGAGCCGGATGTTGTGATCGGGTGCTTCGGAGGAGGCAGCAACTTCGCGGGGATCGCGTTCCCCTTCGTCCGACACAAGATCGCCGGTCGCAAGATGCGGATCATCGCCGTCGAGCCGCTTGCTTGCCCGACGCTCACGAAGGGCAAGTTCGCCTATGACTTCGGCGATGCCATCGGCATGACGCCCCTGATGCCGATGCACACGCTCGGACACACGTTCGTGCCGGCGAGAATCCATGCGGGTGGGCTGCGCTACCACGGATCCGCTCCGCAGGCGAGTCAGCTACTGCTGGACGGGCTCGTGGAAGCCCAGGCGTTTCCACAGCGCGACTGTTTCGAGGCAGGCGTGCTGTTCGCCCGCTGCGAGGGGATCATCCCCGCGCCTGAGACGAACCACGCCGTGAAGGCAGTCATCGACGAAGCCCGCAAGGCGAAGGAAGAGGGCAAGCAGAAGACGATCCTCTTCAACCTGTCGGGACATGGTCACTTCGACATGTCCGCTTACGACGCCTACTTCAGCCGGAGCTTGGAGGACTCGACGCTCTCCGAAGGCGAACTACGCAAGAGCCTCGAGTCGATCTCCGCGTTCCCAAAGGCTGGTTAG
- a CDS encoding tetratricopeptide repeat protein gives MASAVAGAHRTRRSVSMKFLQKWAERSRRSRQILEGDRLREDGRLREALAVYRATCGDGPEDAPLLRTIAEIQGQLGDADGAASTLLTLLDLDLNHADLLSAATFDEMRETPAFLPIYGMLIARLREHLANHPEDSDAAFSLGGALEIVRDTSGAQEVYARLAAESPAEDVRGRAHYARAWLFLSTGAPDQAASALRAAFGCYPQLLSVVEADPAFADALASDAFKGVVDFGIGALADHLRAQASEHPDNSLPLRQLVHLFMAHGMTEAAADAARSAMAAMPSDMGFVELYANALFDLDRLHEAREVYNDLLRQSPNHASALYRTGVLYEREDNTDAAREAFWDALRVLREECELAFLIARGCARIGDEAGALAAIERAADASRASDTMPTIRLLEAVERSPDLDPLRELPDFQGIVASLESDAVEPSLE, from the coding sequence ATGGCGTCTGCCGTCGCCGGGGCGCATCGGACGCGGAGGAGCGTATCCATGAAGTTCCTTCAGAAGTGGGCGGAACGGTCGCGGCGATCGCGACAGATCCTCGAAGGTGACCGTCTCCGCGAGGACGGACGCCTGCGGGAGGCTTTGGCGGTCTACCGCGCGACGTGCGGCGACGGTCCTGAGGATGCTCCGCTGCTCCGCACCATCGCGGAGATCCAGGGGCAGCTCGGCGATGCCGATGGAGCCGCCTCGACCCTCCTGACGCTGCTCGACCTCGACCTGAACCACGCCGACCTGCTCAGCGCCGCGACGTTCGACGAGATGCGCGAAACGCCAGCGTTTCTGCCCATCTATGGCATGCTGATCGCCCGGCTGCGCGAACACCTGGCGAACCATCCAGAGGATTCGGATGCGGCTTTCAGCCTCGGAGGCGCGTTGGAGATCGTCAGGGACACGAGCGGGGCTCAGGAGGTCTACGCTCGACTCGCCGCGGAGAGCCCTGCGGAGGACGTGCGCGGAAGGGCGCACTACGCGCGCGCCTGGCTGTTTCTCTCAACGGGCGCGCCAGATCAGGCGGCGTCAGCGCTGCGCGCGGCGTTTGGGTGCTACCCGCAGCTCTTGTCCGTCGTGGAGGCTGATCCTGCCTTCGCCGATGCCCTCGCGTCCGACGCGTTCAAAGGCGTCGTCGACTTCGGGATCGGTGCGCTCGCTGACCATCTGCGCGCCCAGGCTTCCGAGCATCCTGACAACTCACTGCCGCTTCGGCAGCTTGTCCATCTGTTCATGGCTCACGGCATGACAGAAGCCGCCGCCGACGCGGCTCGGTCGGCGATGGCGGCGATGCCCTCCGACATGGGCTTCGTCGAGCTCTATGCGAACGCGTTGTTCGATCTCGACCGGCTGCATGAAGCGCGCGAAGTGTACAACGATCTGCTGCGGCAGAGCCCGAACCATGCATCGGCGCTGTATCGGACCGGCGTTCTCTACGAGCGTGAGGACAACACGGACGCTGCGCGGGAGGCGTTCTGGGACGCCCTGCGCGTCCTGCGCGAGGAGTGCGAGCTCGCGTTCCTGATCGCAAGGGGCTGCGCGCGCATCGGCGACGAGGCTGGAGCCCTTGCGGCGATAGAACGGGCGGCGGACGCGTCGCGGGCTTCGGATACGATGCCGACGATCCGCCTGCTCGAAGCGGTGGAGCGGTCCCCGGACTTGGACCCGCTGCGGGAACTGCCCGACTTCCAGGGGATCGTCGCGTCGCTCGAGTCGGATGCGGTCGAGCCGTCCCTCGAATGA